The Cytobacillus sp. NJ13 sequence CAATTGAAGAGGCTATTAAATTGGCATCAGAGGCAAAACATGAAGGCCGCCCGATTTCTATCGGTCTTTTAGGCAATGCAGCTGAAATTCTGCCAAAAATGCTTGAAATGAACTTCATCCCGGATGTCCTGACTGACCAGACTTCTGCACATGATCCTTTAAATGGCTATGTTCCAATCGGCTATTCTTTAGAAAAAGCAGCTGTTCTGCGAAAGGAAAATGCTGCTGAATATGTTCAGAAATCAAAGGCAAGCATGGCTGTACATGTTCAAGCTATGCTGGACATGCAAAAGAAAGGTGCAGTCACATTTGATTACGGAAACAATATCCGTCAGGTGGCAAAAGATGAAGGTGTTGAGAAAGCTTTTGATTTCCCTGGATTCGTGCCTGCCTACATCCGGCCGCTATTCTGTGAAGGAAAGGGACCTTTCCGCTGGGTAGCATTATCAGGAGATCCTGAAGATATCTATAAAACAGATGAAGTGATCCTGCGCGAATTTGCTGATAACGAACACCTTTGCAAATGGATCAAGATGGCACAGGAGAAAATCCAATTCCAGGGACTTCCTTCAAGAATTTGCTGGCTGGGTTATGGGGAGCGTGCAAAATTCGGCAAAATCATTAATGACATGGTGGCAAAAGGAGAATTGAAGGCTCCGATCGTTATCGGGCGCGACCATCTTGATTCTGGTTCCGTTGCATCTCCAAACCGTGAAACAGAAGCTATGAAGGACGGCAGTGATGCAGTGGCGGACTGGCCAATTCTGAATGCACTGATCAATGCGGTCGGCGGTGCGAGCTGGGTATCTGTCCACCATGGAGGCGGCGTAGGCATGGGGTACTCACTTCATGCAGGAATGGTCATCGTGGCAGACGGTACAAAAGAAGCTGAACAGCGCCTTGAAAGGGTTCTTACATCTGATCCAGGCATGGGAATTGTGCGCCATGTTGATGCAGGCTACGATCTTGCTATCAAAACAGCAAAAGAAAAAGGCGTTAACATTCCGATGATGAAATAAAAATTTTCTATTGTATTTTATGAACTTAGCAAATAATGGCGGAATACCAGCAAAGAAAACACTGAATCAGCAAATAAACTATTCGAATTTACAAATAATCCAGTCAATTCAGCGAAAAACACTCTTAAACTGGCAAATAACCATTTATATTTTCTAATAGGAAGCACTCCAATCCGTGATTTTTGCAGATTGGAACTTCCATTTTTTAAGGAGGAGCAAAATGCACTCAAAACCTATTTATATAAAACATGCAAATCAAATGATCACATTAAAGGGCAGCTCCGCACAGCCGCTGACGAAAGAAAAAATGAGCGAACTTCACATCATAGAAGACGGGGCGGTATGGATTGAAGAAGACATTATCAAATCAGCAGGGACAACAGCGGAACTTGAAGCTGACTATCAAAGCCGGCTTCAGGAGGCCGAAATCATTGATGCCTCAGGGAAAATTCTCCTTCCAGGACTTGTTGATCCACATACTCACCTAGTTTATGCAGGCAGCAGGGAAGAGGAATTCAATATGCGTCTGAATGGGGCGACATATATGGAAATCATGAACAATGGCGGAGGAATTCACGCCACTACTTCGATGACCAGAATAGCATCTGAAGAGGAATTGGTAGAAGCGAGCCTTGTCCGTCTTGATCGCTTTCTTAAACACGGTGTAACCACGATAGAGGCAAAAAGCGGATATGGCCTGGATTGGGAAACGGAGCG is a genomic window containing:
- the hutU gene encoding urocanate hydratase is translated as MKAETKREIKNYQGSELHAKGWIQEAALRMLMNNLDKEVAEIPEELVVYGGIGKAARNWDCYDAIVKTLHELEDDETLLVQSGKPVAVFKSHKDAPKVLIANSNLVPAWANWDTFHELDKKGLMMYGQMTAGSWIYIGSQGIVQGTYETFAELGRQHFSGSLKQTITLTAGLGGMGGAQPLAVTMNDGVCIAIDVDEHRIDRRLETKYLDTKVYSIEEAIKLASEAKHEGRPISIGLLGNAAEILPKMLEMNFIPDVLTDQTSAHDPLNGYVPIGYSLEKAAVLRKENAAEYVQKSKASMAVHVQAMLDMQKKGAVTFDYGNNIRQVAKDEGVEKAFDFPGFVPAYIRPLFCEGKGPFRWVALSGDPEDIYKTDEVILREFADNEHLCKWIKMAQEKIQFQGLPSRICWLGYGERAKFGKIINDMVAKGELKAPIVIGRDHLDSGSVASPNRETEAMKDGSDAVADWPILNALINAVGGASWVSVHHGGGVGMGYSLHAGMVIVADGTKEAEQRLERVLTSDPGMGIVRHVDAGYDLAIKTAKEKGVNIPMMK